The proteins below are encoded in one region of Mangifera indica cultivar Alphonso chromosome 7, CATAS_Mindica_2.1, whole genome shotgun sequence:
- the LOC123221682 gene encoding uncharacterized protein LOC123221682 isoform X1 → MSAPLPMRLLLLPLTLTYPNSAAATTSFYSSDFPSKSSKSPNSNFCFSPSTTAVFNHFHYYSCSARRTSIKMWLCGHMKRDQDMDGWRYEEANVVSLFGSEEDGGTQIPTQAQSVVEGSGVVLVSEFKPAPDVDYLQELLAIQQQGPRAIGFFGTRNMGFMHQELIEILSYALVITKNHIYTSGASGTNAAVIKGALRAEKPELLTVILPQSLKKQPPESQELLSKVKTVIEKPHNDHLPLIEASRLCNMDIISHVQQVICFAFHDSKLLMETCQEAKNLRKIVTLFYLD, encoded by the exons ATGAGTGCACCATTACCAATGAGGCTTTTGTTGTTGCCCTTAACATTAACTTACCCCAACTCTGCAGCAGCCACTACTTCTTTTTATTCTTCGGACTTCCCCTCTAAATCCTCCAAATCTCCAAATTCTAATTTCTGTTTTTCACCTTCTACCACTGCTGTGTTTAaccattttcattattattcatgTTCTGCAAGGAGAACCTCCATCAAAATG TGGCTTTGTGGACATATGAAAAGAGATCAAGACATGGATGGCTGGAGATATGAAGAGGCGAATGTGGTTAGCCTGTTTGGTTCTGAAGAAGATGGTGGCACACAGATTCCTACCCAAGCCCAATCAGTTGTGGAAGGATCGGGGGTAGTTTTGGTGTCGGAGTTTAAACCTGCTCCTGATGTAGATTATCTACAG GAGTTGTTGGCCATTCAACAGCAAGGGCCTAGAGCTATTGGATTTTTTGGGACCAGGAATATGGGGTTCATGCACCAAGAACTCATTGAGATTCTTAGTTATGCTTTGGTTATAACT aaaaatcatatatatacatcagGTGCATCAGGGACAAATGCAGCTGTTATCAAAGGTGCTTTAAGAGCAGAGAAACCGGAGTTGCTTACAGTAATTTTACCACAAAGCTTAAAGAAGCAACCACCTGAGAGTCAGGAGTTATTGTCTAAG GTGAAGACTGTGATAGAGAAGCCTCACAATGATCATCTTCCTCTAATAGAAGCCAGCAG GCTGTGCAACATGGACATCATCTCACATGTACAGCAAGTCATTTGCTTTGCCTTTCATGACAGCAAGCTGCTAATGGAAACATGTCAAGAGGCCAAAAATCTGAGGAAAATTGTAACTCTCTTTTACCTTGACTGA
- the LOC123221682 gene encoding uncharacterized protein LOC123221682 isoform X3, which yields MKRDQDMDGWRYEEANVVSLFGSEEDGGTQIPTQAQSVVEGSGVVLVSEFKPAPDVDYLQELLAIQQQGPRAIGFFGTRNMGFMHQELIEILSYALVITKNHIYTSGASGTNAAVIKGALRAEKPELLTVILPQSLKKQPPESQELLSKVKTVIEKPHNDHLPLIEASRLCNMDIISHVQQVICFAFHDSKLLMETCQEAKNLRKIVTLFYLD from the exons ATGAAAAGAGATCAAGACATGGATGGCTGGAGATATGAAGAGGCGAATGTGGTTAGCCTGTTTGGTTCTGAAGAAGATGGTGGCACACAGATTCCTACCCAAGCCCAATCAGTTGTGGAAGGATCGGGGGTAGTTTTGGTGTCGGAGTTTAAACCTGCTCCTGATGTAGATTATCTACAG GAGTTGTTGGCCATTCAACAGCAAGGGCCTAGAGCTATTGGATTTTTTGGGACCAGGAATATGGGGTTCATGCACCAAGAACTCATTGAGATTCTTAGTTATGCTTTGGTTATAACT aaaaatcatatatatacatcagGTGCATCAGGGACAAATGCAGCTGTTATCAAAGGTGCTTTAAGAGCAGAGAAACCGGAGTTGCTTACAGTAATTTTACCACAAAGCTTAAAGAAGCAACCACCTGAGAGTCAGGAGTTATTGTCTAAG GTGAAGACTGTGATAGAGAAGCCTCACAATGATCATCTTCCTCTAATAGAAGCCAGCAG GCTGTGCAACATGGACATCATCTCACATGTACAGCAAGTCATTTGCTTTGCCTTTCATGACAGCAAGCTGCTAATGGAAACATGTCAAGAGGCCAAAAATCTGAGGAAAATTGTAACTCTCTTTTACCTTGACTGA
- the LOC123220366 gene encoding acyl carrier protein 2, mitochondrial-like — protein sequence MAARGALLKYLRVNVSTLPRTTATNLFSLSFNAIHRRFSEEVRGSFLDKSEVTDRVISVVKNFQKVDPSKVTPNAHFQNDLGLDSLDTVEVVMALEEEFGFEIPDSEADKINCINLAVDFISSHPQAK from the exons ATGGCGGCTAGAGGTGCCTTGCTCAAGTACCTGAGAGTGAACGTAAGCACCTTACCTCGGACCACTGCCACCAACCTCTTCTCCCTCTCCTTCAACGCGATACACCGCCGTTTCTCCGAGGAGGTCCGAGGCTCCTTTCTCGACAAATCTGAAGTCACTGATCGTGTCATCTCGGTCGTTAAAAACTTCCAGAAAGTTGATCCTTCCAAg GTTACACCAAATGCCCACTTCCAGAATGACCTTGGATTAGACAGTTTGGATACTGTGGAGGTTGTGATGGCACTGGAAGAAGAATTCGGATTTGAGATCCCAGATAGTGAAGCAGACAAGATCAATTGCATCAACCTGGCCGTTGATTTCATCTCTTCTCATCCTCAGGCCAAGTAG
- the LOC123220037 gene encoding dehydrogenase/reductase SDR family member 7 has translation MLTLLFACLGLLILALLFKFVTSDGDLTLVSKKHVKKEEIEDKVVWITGASRGIGEELAKQLAKLGAKLILSARNEAELERVRKQLTGKYSPKEVEILPLDLACGEDSLRVAVEKAESLFSGAGVDYMIHNAAYERPKSTALEVSEESLKATFNVNVLGTISLTRLLAPFMLKRGMGHFVVMSSAAGKTPAPGQAVYSASKYALNGYFHSLRSELCQKGIKVTVVCPGPIETSKGSGAPASEKMSVSEKRVSSERCVELTLIAATHGLKEAWISYQPVLAVMYLVQYMPTVGYWLIDKVGAKRLEAAAQKSNTYSLSLLFGKKNKAA, from the exons ATGCTGACTTTGCTCTTCGCTTGTCTGGGTCTTCTAATCTTGGCTCTTCTCTTCAAATTCGTCACTTCCGATG GTGATTTAACGTTGGTTTCAAAGAAACATgtaaaaaaggaagaaattgaagacaAG GTTGTTTGGATTACTGGGGCCAGCCGGGGAATTG GCGAGGAACTTGCTAAACAGTTGGCTAAATTAGGTGCTAAACTCATTCTTTCAGCACGGAATGAAGCTGAGTTGGAGCGAGTTAGGAAACAACTTACAG GTAAGTACTCACCTAAAGAAGTGGAGATTTTACCGTTGGATTTGGCATGTGGTGAAGATTCACTCAGGGTGGCTGTAGAAAAAGCAGAGTCCCTTTTTTCTGGTGCTGGTGTTGATTATATGATCCATAATGCAGCTTACGAACGCCCT AAATCAACAGCTTTGGAAGTCTCTGAAGAAAGCCTGAAG GCTACATTCAATGTCAATGTTCTGGGAACAATATCTCTGACACGGCTACTGGCACCCTTTATGCTGAAGCGGGGAATGGGTCATTTTGTTGTG ATGAGCAGTGCTGCGGGAAAGACACCTGCACCAGGTCAGGCTGTGTACTCTGCTTCTAAATACGCTCTGAATGGGTACTTCCACTCACTGCGTTCCGAG CTGTGTCAGAAAGGGATTAAGGTGACTGTTGTTTGCCCTGGGCCAATAGAGACATCAAAAGGTTCTGGAGCACCAGCTTCAGAAAAGATGAGTGTTTCTGAG AAACGTGTTTCATCGGAAAGGTGTGTAGAACTGACACTCATTGCTGCAACCCATGGTCTAAAGGAAGCTTGGATATCATACCAG cCTGTGTTAGCGGTGATGTATCTGGTGCAGTACATGCCTACCGTGGGCTACTGGCTCATCGACAAG GTTGGTGCCAAGCGGCTAGAAGCTGCTGCACAGAAGAGCAACACTTACTCATTGTCTTTACTGTttgggaagaaaaataaagcaGCCTGA
- the LOC123221682 gene encoding uncharacterized protein LOC123221682 isoform X2 → MSAPLPMRLLLLPLTLTYPNSAAATTSFYSSDFPSKSSKSPNSNFCFSPSTTAVFNHFHYYSCSARRTSIKMWLCGHMKRDQDMDGWRYEEANVVSLFGSEEDGGTQIPTQAQSVVEGSGVVLVSEFKPAPDVDYLQELLAIQQQGPRAIGFFGTRNMGFMHQELIEILSYALVITKNHIYTSGASGTNAAVIKGALRAEKPELLTVILPQSLKKQPPESQELLSKVKTVIEKPHNDHLPLIEASRYWCIAGCATWTSSHMYSKSFALPFMTASC, encoded by the exons ATGAGTGCACCATTACCAATGAGGCTTTTGTTGTTGCCCTTAACATTAACTTACCCCAACTCTGCAGCAGCCACTACTTCTTTTTATTCTTCGGACTTCCCCTCTAAATCCTCCAAATCTCCAAATTCTAATTTCTGTTTTTCACCTTCTACCACTGCTGTGTTTAaccattttcattattattcatgTTCTGCAAGGAGAACCTCCATCAAAATG TGGCTTTGTGGACATATGAAAAGAGATCAAGACATGGATGGCTGGAGATATGAAGAGGCGAATGTGGTTAGCCTGTTTGGTTCTGAAGAAGATGGTGGCACACAGATTCCTACCCAAGCCCAATCAGTTGTGGAAGGATCGGGGGTAGTTTTGGTGTCGGAGTTTAAACCTGCTCCTGATGTAGATTATCTACAG GAGTTGTTGGCCATTCAACAGCAAGGGCCTAGAGCTATTGGATTTTTTGGGACCAGGAATATGGGGTTCATGCACCAAGAACTCATTGAGATTCTTAGTTATGCTTTGGTTATAACT aaaaatcatatatatacatcagGTGCATCAGGGACAAATGCAGCTGTTATCAAAGGTGCTTTAAGAGCAGAGAAACCGGAGTTGCTTACAGTAATTTTACCACAAAGCTTAAAGAAGCAACCACCTGAGAGTCAGGAGTTATTGTCTAAG GTGAAGACTGTGATAGAGAAGCCTCACAATGATCATCTTCCTCTAATAGAAGCCAGCAG ATATTGGTGCATTGCAGGCTGTGCAACATGGACATCATCTCACATGTACAGCAAGTCATTTGCTTTGCCTTTCATGACAGCAAGCTGCTAA